The genomic interval CGAGCGGATCGCGCGCTACGAGGCGGCCGAACACGCCCTCACCTACGACCCCGACGAGGAGATCCTGGTGACCGCCGGCGCCAGCGAGGGTATCGACCTGGCGTTTCGCGCCCTGTTGGACCCCGGCGACGCCGTCGCCGTCGCACAGCCGTGTTACGTCTCGTACGTCCCCGGCGTGACCTTCGCCGGCGGCGAGGTCATCGACGTGCCCACCCGTGCGGACGACGAGTTCAAACTCACCCGCGAGGTTCTCGAAGCCGCGGGCGCGGCCGACGCGGAGGCGCTCATCTACTGCTACCCGAACAACCCGACGGGCGCGACGATGACCGGCGAGGAACTGCGGGAAGTCGCGGCGTTCTGCCGGGAGCACGACCTGATGGTCTTCGCCGACGAGATCTACGCCGACCTGACCTACGAACACGAACACACCTCCATCGCGACGCTGCCGGGGATGCGCGAACGGACGGTCGTGTTCAACGGCTTCTCGAAGGCCTTCGCCATGACCGGCTTCCGGCTGGGCTACGCGATGGCGCCGCCCGAGGCGATCACGGCGATGAACCGCATCCACCAGTACACGATGCTGTCGGCTCCGACGACCGCCCAGCACGCGGCGATCGAGGCCCTCGACAACTGCCGGGAGGAAGTCACCGAGATGACCACCCAGTACGACCGCCGACGGAAGTTCATCCTCTCGCGGTTCAACGAGATGGGGCTGGACTGTTTCCCCGCGGCCGGCGCGTTCTACGCGTTCCCCGAGTGTCCGTGGGACGACGCCGAGGCGTTCGCGGAAGCGCTGCTCGAAGACCAGGGCGTCGCGGTCGTTCCCGGGACCGCCTTCGGCGCCGGTGCCGAGGGTCACCTGCGGGTGTCGTACGCGACCGGCATGGCCGAGTTGAAGGAAGCGATGGACCGCATCGAGACGTTTCTGGCCTGAAGGGAACACCCGTTCGAGTTCCTGCTGTGCGCACCCGTTGCCGCTACCCCTCCCGTTATCAATAATAAAATACGGCCCGAAAGCTTCAGTACAGATGGGACTGTATCGTTGCTAAACCATGTCAGGGAGTGTCGGCTACGCGGACGACCGGTCAATCGTTTTACAGTCTTGTCCGGTAAAGTTTTTTCACCCGCAGGGGTGGATGAATTACAATGGCAATTGATGACACGGACGGGACCGTCGACACTATGGGTCGTGTCGACGGTCGGGGCGCCGCCGTGGGCGAGTACACGTGGGACGACTTCAGGCAGGAGTACCACGGCGGGGGACGGTTCGATCGGAGCGAGTACCTCGGCTTCGAGCCGCGGTATCTCGAACAACTGATCGAGGACGGGGGTGCCGTCGCCAAGACGGTCCAGGAACCGCTCGACGCCTCGCTCGACCCGGCGGTTACGCCGGTCGCGAAAGACCGATACAGTTGGGAGCATTTCAAACGCGAGTATCACTACAAGGGCGGCGAGCCGCCCGCGAACACGGCGAACGCCGATCCGTTCGACGCCGAACAGTATCTGGAGTTCGATCCCGCCGACACCGAAGCCCGGATCGGCGAGGCCGGGAGCGTGGCTACCGCACTCGCCGACTACGTCGACGAACACACCGTCGATGTCAACGAGGAACTGGACGAGGACGCGTTCTTCTCGACCCGGGAGGGGTACACGACCGTCGTCAACCGGTACGACCTGGAGAAGGCGGTCCCGGAGAACAAGAAGAAGCACTTCCGGGAACTCGAACGCTACTGGGTGAACAAGCCGTACGCGTGTGTCGTCATCTTCCATTCGCGGAAGGAAAACGAGAAGAAGTACTACGTCGTCGAGCCGTACCTCAACCCGATCGAAGACGATCTCAAGGAGTTCCTCTCGGGGAAACTCAAGACCGCGATCAAATACTCCGAGGACGACGTGATCGTCCAGGGCTCGACCGAGGACCGCGCCCAAGTCATCCAGCGCGAGGCCGAAGACCTGCTCTCCCGATACGACCTCTACAGCGGCGGCGTCTCCAGCGGGACCGGCGAGGGCGGTGGGATGTTCGACCAGTTCAAGGAATTGCTCGGGATGGGAGCCGACACCGAGCAGTCCAGCGGCGAACTCGAAGGCCTCTCGACCCGCCCGGAACCGAAGATCCTCGAAGACGACCCGGCGACGCTCAACGAGTATCAGGTCGAGAAACTGCTGTACGAACTCAAACGGAACTTCGTCGGTTACGCGCGGATCGACCCGATCAAACACGACATCAACGTCGAGGACATCTCCTGTGACGGCTACAACTCCCGCGTGTTCGCGTATCACACCGACTACGAGCAGATCATATCGAACGTCGAACACGGCGAACAGGAACTGGACGACTTCGTGGTCAAACTCGCCCAGCGGTCGGGGAAAGGGATCTCCAAGCGCCAGCCCCAGGTCGACGCGACCCTCCCGGACGGCTCACGCGCCCAGTTGACGCTAGGGCGGGAGGTCTCCGATCACGGGACCAACTACACGATCCGGCAGTTCAAGGACGTTCCGTTCACGCCGATCGACCTCATCAACTGGAACACCTTCAGCCTGGACGAGATGGCGTTCCTCTGGCTCTGTATCGAGAACCACAAGTCGCTCATCTTCGCCGGCGGGACCGCCTCGGGGAAGACGACGAGCCTGAACGCCGTCTCGCTGTTCATCCCGTCGAACTCCAAGATCGTCTCGATCGAGGACACCCGCGAGGTGGAACTCCCCCAGCGCAACTGGGTCGCCAGTGTCACCCGCCCGTCCTTCGGCGAGGACGACACGGGCGATGTCGACGAGTTCGACCTGCTGGAGGCCGCACTGCGCCAGCGCCCCGACTACATCGTCATGGGTGAGATCCGTGGCGAGGAGGGGCGGACCCTCTTCCAGGTGATGTCGACGGGCCACACCACCTACACCACGTTCCACGCCGACTCGGTCGGCGAGGTGATCAAGCGGTTCACGACCGAACCGATCAACGTCTCGAAGACGCTGTTTACGGCGCTGGATCTCGTCTCGATCCAGACCCAGACCCGTGTCGACGGCAACAAGGTCCGCCGGAACAAGTCCCTGACCGAGATCAACGAGTACTCCGCCGAGAACGACGAGATCAACGTCCGTGACGTGTACGAGTGGCGCGCCGAGACCGACGAGTACATCCAGATGGGCAACTCCAACACCCTCGAAGAGGTCAAGTTCGACCGCGGGTGGACCCAGGAGAAACTCGACGAGGAACTGTTCAAACGCAAGGTCGTCCTGGCCTATCTCATCGAGCAGGGACTGAACACCTACACGGAGGTCGCCGCGACGATCCAGGCCTTCATCAACGACCCCGACACCATCCTCACGCTCATCGCCAACGGCCAGCTCGAACGGTCGCTGGAGGACCTCCGGGAGATGGAGTCGGTCCAGATCGACATCGATCCCGAGAAAGAGGAGATGGTCCCGCGGCCCGACGCGCCCGAGGAGATGCTCGAAGAGAGCGAGACGATCCTCGACAACGCACAGCCGCTGTTCGACCAGTTCATGAGCCGCGAGACGCCAGACATCGTCTCGGCGCTGATGGACGGCGACGCGATCCAGGAGGAGGAAGAAGAGGACGACGAGGTCGACTTCGGCCAGTTCGTCCCGAAGGCCGGGACGGAGGCTGACGACGGATGAGCCTCGACACCCGGGGGCAACAACAGATAAGCGACAGCGGGACGCTGGGGGACACGTTCTATCCGGCCTACCAGATGCTGTTCGACGAGGAGAGTGACTTCGTCAGCAGCGTCGAGAAGAAACTCTCCCAGGCCAGGATGGCCGACAACGTCGAGATGTTCCTCGCCCGGGCGCTCGCTGTCGGTGTCATCTCCGGTATCGCGCTGTGGCTGCTTGGAACTTTTCTGGGCGTCGTCTTGGTCGAGTTCTTCTCGCTGACCGGTGAGGAACTCGAACTGCTCGGGATCGCGGTCTCGGACTCGGTCGCCAGCGTCATCAACATGCTGAAGATCCCGCTGTTGATCCTGATAACCGGGCTGGTGTTCGGTGCGATCGGGTTCGGTATCGGCTTCGGATCACTGGTCTCGATCCCCTACTTCAGGTCCAACGCCCGCGAGCGCGAGATCAACGTCTTGCTGTCCGACGCCGTCTCGTTCATGTACGCGCTGTCGGTGGGTGGACTGAACCAACTGGAGATCCTCCAGGCGATGGCCCAGGCCGACGACACCTACGGCGAGGTGGCCCGTGAGTTCCAGTCGATCGTTCTGGAGACGGAGTACTTCGACACCGACTACCGGACCGCCGTCCGCAACCAGGCGCTGGAGACGCCGTCGGACGAGCTCTCGCAGTTCCTCACCGACATGCTCTCGATCATCAACTCCGGTGGGGACATGACCTCATTCCTCGAAGATCAGAAGGAGAAACACATGCGAACCGCCCGCCAGGAACAGGAGAAGATGCTCGAGACCCTGGAGCTGTTCGGCGAGATGTACATGACCCTCTCGCTGTTCCCGCTGCTTCTCATCATCATCCTCGTGATCATGTCGATGATGGGCAACGCCCAGCAGATGCTCATCTACGGGACGGTGTACGTCTTGATCCCGCTGGTCGGGATCGGTTTTCTCGTCCTCACGTCGACGGTCACCCAGGACTCCATCGGGGACGGCTACCTCCGGCCAAACGCCGGCGAGGAGGAGATCGTCGTCGACGAGGGCGTCGGCGTGTTCAACCTCGGTCTCGTCGAGCGCTACACCGGCGAGTTCAGCGTCTTCGACCGGATCAAGAGCCGGGAGGGGACCTACGAACTCGTCAACATCCTCGCCGAGCCCCACTACTTCTTCCGTGACCACCCGCTGTTGGTGCTGGGGCTGACGATCCCGCTCTCGATCGTCGCGG from Haloarcula pelagica carries:
- a CDS encoding pyridoxal phosphate-dependent aminotransferase, yielding MTFEPSARVESVPPSGIRRFFELAEEMDDIISLGVGEPDFSAPWAAREAAITSLEQGKTAYTANRGKRELRERIARYEAAEHALTYDPDEEILVTAGASEGIDLAFRALLDPGDAVAVAQPCYVSYVPGVTFAGGEVIDVPTRADDEFKLTREVLEAAGAADAEALIYCYPNNPTGATMTGEELREVAAFCREHDLMVFADEIYADLTYEHEHTSIATLPGMRERTVVFNGFSKAFAMTGFRLGYAMAPPEAITAMNRIHQYTMLSAPTTAQHAAIEALDNCREEVTEMTTQYDRRRKFILSRFNEMGLDCFPAAGAFYAFPECPWDDAEAFAEALLEDQGVAVVPGTAFGAGAEGHLRVSYATGMAELKEAMDRIETFLA
- a CDS encoding type II secretion system F family protein, producing the protein MSLDTRGQQQISDSGTLGDTFYPAYQMLFDEESDFVSSVEKKLSQARMADNVEMFLARALAVGVISGIALWLLGTFLGVVLVEFFSLTGEELELLGIAVSDSVASVINMLKIPLLILITGLVFGAIGFGIGFGSLVSIPYFRSNAREREINVLLSDAVSFMYALSVGGLNQLEILQAMAQADDTYGEVAREFQSIVLETEYFDTDYRTAVRNQALETPSDELSQFLTDMLSIINSGGDMTSFLEDQKEKHMRTARQEQEKMLETLELFGEMYMTLSLFPLLLIIILVIMSMMGNAQQMLIYGTVYVLIPLVGIGFLVLTSTVTQDSIGDGYLRPNAGEEEIVVDEGVGVFNLGLVERYTGEFSVFDRIKSREGTYELVNILAEPHYFFRDHPLLVLGLTIPLSIVAVVASVLLGFAPLQLNGPGGFIQNPVRATFFWVYLPMYINFVPLTIFYEWNQRSRNAIVKNLSENLRKLASANDTGMTLLESIKVVSETSSGKLSEEFETIHAKVNYGTSLKQSLREFNNKYHVPRLARTVKLIAEAQEASSQIQDVLSTAAQASENQDDIDRDRKSRTRMQVVIILMTYLTLLGVMALLKTQFLDVMSGLATQASGSSGSGAGGGQFGGNVDTQALSMLFFHAVTLQALLSSFIAGYIREVKIAAGVKFAVVLQTIALAVWIAVG
- a CDS encoding type II/IV secretion system ATPase subunit, which gives rise to MAIDDTDGTVDTMGRVDGRGAAVGEYTWDDFRQEYHGGGRFDRSEYLGFEPRYLEQLIEDGGAVAKTVQEPLDASLDPAVTPVAKDRYSWEHFKREYHYKGGEPPANTANADPFDAEQYLEFDPADTEARIGEAGSVATALADYVDEHTVDVNEELDEDAFFSTREGYTTVVNRYDLEKAVPENKKKHFRELERYWVNKPYACVVIFHSRKENEKKYYVVEPYLNPIEDDLKEFLSGKLKTAIKYSEDDVIVQGSTEDRAQVIQREAEDLLSRYDLYSGGVSSGTGEGGGMFDQFKELLGMGADTEQSSGELEGLSTRPEPKILEDDPATLNEYQVEKLLYELKRNFVGYARIDPIKHDINVEDISCDGYNSRVFAYHTDYEQIISNVEHGEQELDDFVVKLAQRSGKGISKRQPQVDATLPDGSRAQLTLGREVSDHGTNYTIRQFKDVPFTPIDLINWNTFSLDEMAFLWLCIENHKSLIFAGGTASGKTTSLNAVSLFIPSNSKIVSIEDTREVELPQRNWVASVTRPSFGEDDTGDVDEFDLLEAALRQRPDYIVMGEIRGEEGRTLFQVMSTGHTTYTTFHADSVGEVIKRFTTEPINVSKTLFTALDLVSIQTQTRVDGNKVRRNKSLTEINEYSAENDEINVRDVYEWRAETDEYIQMGNSNTLEEVKFDRGWTQEKLDEELFKRKVVLAYLIEQGLNTYTEVAATIQAFINDPDTILTLIANGQLERSLEDLREMESVQIDIDPEKEEMVPRPDAPEEMLEESETILDNAQPLFDQFMSRETPDIVSALMDGDAIQEEEEEDDEVDFGQFVPKAGTEADDG